The nucleotide window GGCTTCATCGATTCGAGCGAGTTCTACACCAATCCCATCAGCATCAACGCGCGCTCCTGGATGAACGTGCCGTTCCGCCTGGCTGACGAGCGTCTGGACAAGACCTTCCTCGCCGGTGCGGATGCACGCGGGCTGCTCAACCTCAAGGGCCATCGCTCGGTCGGCGGCATGCGCGCGTCGATTTATAACGCGGTCGGACTGGATGCCGTCGAGGCGCTGGTCGCCTACATGAGCGAGTTCGAGAAGGAGCACGGCTGATGAGCCAGGCCGATCAGCTCAAGGCGTTGCGTGTGCGCATCGACAGCCTCGACGAGAAGATTCTCGAACTGATCAGCGAACGCGCCCGCTGTGCCCAGGAGGTGGCGCGGGTGAAGACCGCCACGCTCGCCGAAGGCGAGCAGGCGGTGTTCTATCGCCCTGAGCGTGAGGCCTGGGTGCTCAAGCACATCATGGAGCTGAACAAGGGTCCTCTGGATAACGAGGAAATCGCCCGCCTGTTCCGCGAAATCATGTCCTCCTGCCTGGCACTGGAGCAGCCGTTACGGGTGGCCTACCTCGGGCCGGAAGGCACATTCTCCCAGGCGGCGGCGCTCAAGCACTTCGGCCACTCGGTGATCAGTACGCCGATGGCGGCCATCGACGAGGTATTCCGCGAGGTGGTTGCCGGTGCGGTGAATTTCGGCGTGGTGCCGGTAGAAAACTCCACTGAAGGCGCCGTCAACCATACGCTGGATAGCTTCCTCGAGCACGACATCGTCATCTGCGGTGAGGTTGAGCTGCGTATCCACCACCATCTGTTGGTGGGCGAGACGACCAAGACCGATCGCATTACCCGTATCTATTCCCACGCCCAGTCACTGGCGCAGTGCCGCAAGTGGCTTGATTCGCATTATCCGAACGTCGAGCGCGTGGCGGTTTCCAGTAACGCCGATGCGGCCAAGCGCGTGAAAAGCGAGTGGAATTCCGCAGCAATCGCCGGCGACATGGCGGCGCAGCTGTATGGCCTGCAGAAGTTGGCCGAGAAGATCGAAGATCGCCCGGACAACTCCACGCGCTTCCTCATCATCGGTAACCAGGAAGTACCGCCGACCGGCGACGACAAGACCTCGATCATCGTATCGATGCGAAACAAGCCGGGAACTTTGCACGAGCTGCTGATGCCATTCCATGCCAATGGCATCGATCTCACCCGTATCGAGACGCGTCCGTCGCGTAGCGGCAAGTGGACGTACGTGTTCTTTATCGACTTCCTCGGCCATCATCAGGATCCGCTGATCAAGGATGTGCTGGAGAAGATCGGGAAGGAGGCGGTGGCGCTGAAGGTGCTAGGTTCCTATCCGAAGGCGGTACTTTAAAGGCAGCCGCAGGCTGGCGCTCAAGCCGCATATGGTTCGGCGAGGGCTGCTGCCTGCGACTCGAAGCTCGAGGCTTTTTAGCTATGTCCTGTGATTTCCTCGCTCTGGCGCAGCCGGGCGTGCAAAAGCTGTCTCCCTATGTGCCGGGTAAGCCGGTCGATGAACTGGCGCGCGAGTTGAATCTGGATCCGGCCGGTATCGTCAAGCTGGCGAGCAATGAGAACCCGCTCGGTCCGAGCCCTCGTGTGCTGGAAGCCATTCGCAATGAGCTGGCGGAGCTGACCCGCTATCCCGACGGCAATGGTTTCGTGCTCAAGCAGCAACTGGCCCAACACTATGCGCTGCAGATCGATCAGATCACGCTGGGCAACGGTTCCAACGACATACTCGAGCTGGTGGCGCGTGCCTATCTGGCGCCGGGTCTGAACGCGGTGTTCAGCGCGCATGCCTTCGCGGTCTATCCGATCGCGACCCAGGCGGTGGGTGCGCAGGGCAAGGTAGTGCCGGCGCGTGATCACGGCCATGACCTGGATGCCATGCTGGCGGCGATCGACGAAAACACCCGCGTGGTGTTTATCGCCAACCCCAACAATCCAACCGGCACCTGGTTCGATGCCGAGGCGCTCGAGCGTTTCCTCGCGCGTGTACCGGAGGCGGTATTGGTGGTGCTGGACGAGGCCTATATTGAGTATGCCGAGGGCGGCGAGCTGCCGGATGGCCTGGAGTTTCTCGCTGCGCATCCCAATCTGCTGGTATCGCGGACCTTTTCCAAGGCCTATGGGTTGGCGGCGTTGCGCGTGGGCTACGCCGTTTCCTCAGCGCAAATCGCCGATGTGCTCAACCGCGTTCGCCAGCCGTTCAATGTCAACAGTCTGGCCATGGCCGCCGCTTGCGCAGCGCTGGGCGATACGGAGTATCTGGCTGCCAGCCGCGCGGCTAACGCCGCCGGCATGCGCCAGCTGGAAGCGGCGTTCGCCGAGCTCGGCCTGCGCTGGATTCCCTCGAAAGGCAATTTCATTGCCGTCGACTTCGGACGCGACGCGGCGCCGATCAACCATGCTCTCCTGCAGGAAGGTGTGATTGTGCGGCCGGTGGCCGGCTACGGCATGCCGACTTTTCTGCGCGTGTCGATCGGCACCGAGGCGGAGAATGCGCGCTTCATCGAGGCATTGCACAAGGTGCTTGCCCAGTGAGCAAAGCCTGGGCAGCCGTTGCGGGCGAACCCCTCGTTGGTCGGTTGGTGGTCATCGGGCTCGGTCTGATCGGTGGTTCTTTCGCCAAGGGACTGCGGGAGCTGAAACTGTGTCGCGAGGTCGTCGGTTTCGATCTGGACGCCCGTTCCCGCGAGCTGGCGGTCGAACTGGGTGTGGTCGATTACTGTGCCGAAACGCTGGAGCAAGCCTGCGCCGATGCTGATGTGATCCAGCTGGCCGTGCCGATCCTGGCGATGGAAAAGCTGCTGGCGCAACTGGCTAGGCTCGACCTGGGCGATGCGGTGCTCACCGATGTCGGCAGCGCGAAGGGCAACGTCGTGCGCTGTGCACGCGGCGTCTTCGGTAGCATGCCCGCTCGTTTCGTCCCTGGGCACCCGATCGCCGGTTCCGAGCAGAGCGGAGTCACCGCCGCGCAGGGTTCGTTGTTCCGCCGACATAAGGTGATACTGACGCCGTTGGCCGACACCGACCCGACCGCCCTGGCACTGGTGCATCGGCTGTGGTCGGCGCTGGGTGCGGATGTCGAGCACATGGAGGTTCGCCACCACGATGAAGTGCTTGCCGCAACCAGCCATCTGCCGCATCTGCTGGCGTTTGGCTTGGTCGACTCGCTGGCCAAGCGCCACGAAAACCTGGAGATATTTCGTTATGCGGCCGGCGGTTTCCGGGATTTCACCCGCATCGCCGGCAGCGACCCGGTGATGTGGCACGACATCTTCCTCGCCAACCGCGAAGCGGTGCTGCACACGTTGGACGATTTTCGTAGCGACCTCGATGCGTTGCGCGCCGCGGTCGATGAAGGAGACGGGCACAAGCTGCTCGGCGTGTTCACTCGCGCCCGCGCCGCCCGGGAACATTTCAGCAAAATACTGGCTCGCAGAGCCTATGTGGACGTTATGCATTCCAATGATTTGATCTTCCTGGCCAATCCGGGCGGCAGCCTGGCGGGACGGCTGCGCGTACCGGGCGACAAGTCGATTTCCCATCGCTCCATCATGCTTGGCTCGCTGGCCGAGGGCACTACCGAGGTGGAAGGCTTCCTAGAGGGCGAGGACGCGTTGGCCACCATCCAGGCCTTTCGGGACATGGGCGTGGTCATCGAAGGGCCGCAGCAAGGTCGCGTGACCGTACACGGTGTCGGCCTGCATGGCCTGAAGGCCCCGCCAGGGCCGATCTACCTGGGTAATTCCGGCACATCCATGCGCTTACTGGCCGGCCTGCTTGCCGCGCAGCCGTTCGATACCACGCTGACCGGCGATGCCTCGCTTTCCAAGCGCCCGATGAATCGCGTTGCCAAGCCGCTGCGTGAAATGGGTGCGGTCATCGAGACCGAGGCGGACGGGCGCCCGCCGCTGACGATCCGTGGCGGTCAGCGGCTGTCGGGAATGCACTACGAGATGCCGATGGCCAGCGCACAGGTCAAGTCCTGTCTGCTGCTGGCTGGCCTGTATGCGGCCGACCAGACGTCTGTCACCGAGCCGGCCCCGACGCGTGATCACACCGAGCGCATGTTGCGTGGCTTCGGCTATCCGGTGGATGTGCAGGGTAGCACTGCACGGGTCGAATCCGGACACAAACTGCGCGCGACTCACATCGAGGTGCCGGCAGATATTTCCTCGGCAGCCTTCTTCATGGTGGCTGCGAGCATCGCGCCGGGTTCGGACGTGTTGCTCGAACATGTCGGCATCAACCCGACGCGGACTGGCGTGATCGATATCCTCAAACTGATGGGTGCCGATATCACGCTGGAGAACCAGCGTGAGGTCGGCGGTGAGCCGGTCGCCGATATCCGCGTGCGAGCAGCCGAGCTCAAGGGTATCGATATTCCCGAGGAGCTGGTACCGCTGGCGATCGACGAGTTCCCGGTGCTGTTTGTAGCTGCGGCCTGCGCGCAAGGCCGTACCACGCTACGTGGTGCCGAGGAGCTGCGGGTCAAGGAATCTGACCGCATCCAGGTGATGGCCGACGGTTTGCAGACCCTGGGCGTACAGGCGCAGCCGACGCCCGACGGGATCGTCATCGAAGGCGGCCCGATGGGTGGTGGTGAAGTCTGGGCGCACGGCGACCATCGTATCGCCATGTCCTTCAGCGTGGCCGCGCTGCGGGCCAGCGCGCCGATTCGCATTCATGATTGTGCCAACGTCGCCACCTCATTCCCCAATTTCCTCGTCCTGGCCGAACGCGCCGGGATGCGCGTACACGCGGAGGGTGGATCATGATTGCTGCGGCTCCCGTCATCACTATCGATGGGCCGAGCGGCTCCGGCAAGGGCACGGTCGCGGCGTTGCTGGCCGGCAAGCTCGGCTGGAAGTTTCTCGACTCCGGTGCGCTGTATCGGCTGCTGGCGTTCGCCGCGCGCAACCACGGCGTCGATCTGACCAATGAGGAAGCGTTGAAGGTCCTGGCGGCCCATCTCGATGTGCAGTTCGATAGCGCGCACGACGGACATGGCATGGTCATCATTCTCGAAGGCGAGGATGTCACCGAGTCCATTCGCAACGAACAAGTCGGTGCCGGCGCCTCGCAGGTCGCCGCGCTGCCGGCGGTTCGCGAAGCGCTGTTGCAGCGACAGAAGGCATTCCGCGAAATGCCCGGCCTGGTGGCCGACGGTCGGGACATGGGCACGGTGGTATTTCCCGACGCGCCACTCAAGATTTTCCTTACCGCGAGCGCCGAAGAGCGTGCACGCCGCCGGTACCTGCAGTTGAAGGCACGTGGCGATGATGTTAACCTCGCGAGTCTTCTCGAAGAGATTCGGGCGCGCGACGAGCGCGATACCCAGCGTGCGGTGGCACCGCTGAAACCGGCAGTCGATGCTATTCAGCTGGATTCCACTACACTGTCCATCGAGCAGGTGCTGGAACAAATTATGGCCGAGGTCGCCAAGCGCGATCTGGCTTGATGAACGGAACGCCGAAAGGCGACCAGACAGATCGGCGAGGCGAGTGATCGCCGCACCGGCTGTTAACAAGGAGGCATGTGGGAGACCAGACCCAGTCCCACAGGCCTTTTTTTATATGAATGAACCCATATCGTCTGGGATGTGGAGATTGGGCGGATCCTCGCCCGAAAACAGCAGGAATCAACATGAGCGAAAGCTTCGCAGAACTTTTTGAAGAAAGCCTGAAATCCCTCGACATGCAGCCGGGTGCCATCATCACCGGTCTGGTGGTCGACATCGATGGTGACTGGGTCACTGTCCATGCCGGTCTGAAATCCGAGGGCGTCATCCCGGTCGAGCAGTTCTATAACGAACAGGGCGAGCTGACCATCAAGGTGGGTGACGAGGTCCACGTTGCTCTGGACGCGGTGGAAGATGGCTTTGGCGAAACCAAGCTGTCCCGTGAAAAGGCCAAGCGCGCGGAATCCTGGATTGTTCTGGAAGCGGCTTTCGCTGCAGAAGAAGTGGTCAAGGGCGTCATCAACGGCAAGGTCAAAGGTGGCTTCACCGTCGACGTCAACGGCATCCGTGCGTTCCTGCCGGGTTCGCTGGTCGATGTCCGTCCGGTGCGCGATACCGCTCACCTGGAAGGCAAAGAGCTGGAATTCAAGGTCATCAAGCTCGACCAGAAGCGCAACAACGTTGTCGTTTCCCGCCGCAGCGTCCTGGAAGCCGAGAACAGCGCCGAGCGCGAAGCTCTGCTGGAATCCCTGCAGGAAGGCCAGCAGGTCAAGGGTATCGTCAAGAACCTCACCGACTACGGTGCGTTCGTTGACTTGGGCGGCGTCGATGGTCTGCTGCACATCACCGACATGGCTTGGAAGCGCATCAAGCATCCGTCCGAGATCGTCAATGTTGGCGACGAGATCGATGTCAAGGTGCTGAAGTTCGACCGCGAGCGCAACCGCGTATCGCTGGGTCTGAAGCAGCTGGGCGAAGATCCATGGGTTGCCATCAAGGCCCGCTACCCGGAAAACACCCGCGTCATGGCACGCGTCACCAACCTGACCGACTACGGCTGCTTCGCCGAGCTGGAAGAAGGTGTCGAGGGTCTGGTGCACGTGTCCGAAATGGACTGGACCAACAAGAATATCCACCCGTCGAAGGTCGTACAGGTCGGCGACGAAGTGGAAGTCATGGTTCTGGACATCGACGAAGAGCGTCGTCGCATCTCCCTGGGTATCAAGCAGTGCAAGTCCAACCCATGGGAAGACTTCTCCAGCCAGTTCAACAAGGGCGACCGCATCTCCGGCACCATCAAGTCGATCACCGATTTCGGTATCTTCATCGGTCTGGACGGCGGCATCGACGGTCTGGTTCACCTGTCCGACATTTCCTGGAACGAAGCCGGTGAAGAAGCCGTGCGTCGCTTCAAGAAGGGCGACGAGCTGGACACCGTTATCCTGTCGGTCGATCCGGAGCGTGAGCGTATCTCCTTGGGCATCAAGCAGCTGGAAGACGATCCGTTCTCCAACTACGCCGCCGTCAATGACAAGGGCAGCATCGTTCGCGGTACCGTGAAAGAAGTTGACGCCAAAGGCGCCATCATCGATCTGGGTAACGATATCGAGGCGACCCTGAAGGCGTCCGAAATCAGCCGTGACCGCGTTGAAGATGCGCGCAATGTGCTGAAGGAAGGCGACGAAGTCGAAGCCAAGATCATCAGCATCGACCGCAAGTCCCGCGTGATCAGCCTGTCCATCAAGTCCAAAGACGTCGAAGACGAGAAGGATGCGATGAAAGAGCTGCGCACCAAGCAGGAAGTTGAAAGCACCGGCCCGACCACCATTGGTGATCTGATCCGTGCTCAGATGGAAAACCAGAACTAAGTTCAGGCTTTTCGTTGAAAAAAGGGCGACCTCGGTCGCCCTTTTTTATGGCTGTGATTTCGCGATCTACCGACTGGATCAGTGCGCCTTGTGTGAGCGCGCTGCCAGCGCATGATTGACCTGCAGCCAATTCTCCACGGCTTCCGCGCCGATTTCGCTGAACACTTTCTCCAGCAGGCGAACCTGCTCGCGCCGCAGCTGCTGTTCGAGCTTTGCACCCTCGTCGGTGAAGCGCAGCATGCGCTTGCGCTTGTCGTCCTCGGCAGTAAGGCTTTCCACCAGATGCATCTCGACCAACTGGCGCAAGGGCGTGTTAAGCGCCTGCTTGCTCACGCCCAGATAGCCGAGCAGTTCCTTCACGCTGAGTCCTGGGTAACTACCGATGAAAAAGAGAATGCGATGGTGCACGCGTGAGAGACCGCGGCGAGCGAGGATCGCGTCAGGCTTGGCGGTGAAGGCTTGGTAACCCAGAAAGAAGGTTTCCATTATCCGCCGTTGGGTGTTGCTTTTTTTTAGGTCAGTCATATTGACGTATTTATTCTGACGAGAGTAGTTTTGGTCAAGAAGTTTGACTCATTTTGCTTGCCTCCGCATCCGGTGCCCAATGGCCTTCTCCGAACGTATCGACCGCCTGAAAAGCTCTCTCATCCGCGAAATTCTTGCTGCTGCGCAGCGACCTGAAGTCATGTCGTTCGCCGGCGGCCTGCCCGCCGAACCGATGTTGCCGAAAGTCGACTGGGCACAGATGCCGGCCAGCATGGGGCAATACGGCATGAGTGAAGGCGAGCCCATGCTACGTGAGCTGATCGCGGCACAGGCGCGTGAGCTGGGCATTCAATGCGAAGCGAGTCAGGTATTGATCGTCAGCGGTTCCCAGCAGACCCTGGACCTGGCATCGAAGCTGTTCATCGATCCTGGTACCGAGGTGCTGGTCGAAGCGCCGACCTATCTTGCCGCGCTGCAGGCCTTCCAGTTGTTCGGGGCTCACTGTCTGGAGGTGCCACAGGAGACCGATGGTCCTGAATTGGGCGCCTTGCGGCAGCGACTGGAGCAGCACAAGCCGGCGTTCGCCTACCTGATTCCGACCTTTCAGAACCCATCCGCGGTGCGTTATAGCGAGGCCAAGCGGGAGGCAGTGGCCGCGCTGCTCGACGAGTTCGGTGTGACGCTGATCGAGGATGAGCCGTATCGCGAGCTGGTGTTTGACCAGGGTAGCGCTACTCCGATCGTCAGCCGTCTGCGCAGTGCCAGCTGGATCTATACCGGTACGGTGTCGAAGACGCTTCTGCCAGGCTTGCGCGTTGGTTATCTGATTGCCAGTCAGAACCTGTTTCCCTATCTGTTGCGGTTGAAGCAGTCGGCGGACCTGCACACCAATCGTATCGGCCAGTGGCAGGCGTTACAGTGGCTGGGAAGCCAGCACTACAACGAGCATCTGGCCGAGCTCCGTGACTTCTACCGTCTGCGCCGAGATGCGATGCAGGCCGCGCTTGTCGAACACTTTTCTGACCTTGCGACTTGGGAAACGCCGCAGGGTGGCCTGTTCTTCTGGCTGGTTCTCAGGCGGCCACTGGATACCCGCACATTGCTGACGCCTGCGCTGGAACAGGATGTGGTTTTCATGCCGGGCGAACCGTTTTTCAGTGAGCCGGACCGGCATCCGGGCTATCTGCGGCTGAATTTCAGTCATGTTGCGCCGGAGCGGCTCGGAGAAGGCCTGCGCCGCTTGGCCGGGGTGATACGCAATGCGTTGGCTGCCGAGGCGGCTTGAAAGAGCGCCGTGGTGACTTTAGGGGATGCGAGCATGTACAAGGTTTATGGCGATTATCGTTCGGGCAACTGCTACAAGATCAAGCTGATGCTGCATCTGCTCGATCAGCCGTACGAGTGGGTGCCGGTCAACATCCTGCGCGGGGAGACGCGCTCTGAAGAGTTTCTGAAGAAGAACCCGAACGGCAAGATCCCGGTGCTCGAACTGGAAGATGGCTCGTGCCTGTGGGAATCCAATGCGATCCTGAATTATCTGGCTGAAGGCAGTGAGTTTCTGCCCAGCGATCCGCGCCTGCGCACCCAGGTGTTGCAATGGCAGTTCTTCGAGCAATATAGCCATGAGCCCTTCCTCGCCGTGGCCCGCTACATCAAGGTGTATCTTGGCATGCCGGAGGAGCGCCGCGAAGAGTACGAGGCCAAGCAGTTGGACGGCTATCACGCGCTCAATGTGATGGAGCAGCAGTTGCTGCGCACCCCGTACCTGGTCGGCGATCGTTATTCGATTGCGGATGTCGCGCTCTATGCCTACACACACGTGGCGGAGGAGGGAGGCTTCGATCTTTCAGGCTATCCGGCGATTCGTGCCTGGCTGCAGCGCGTTGCCAGCCATCCC belongs to Pseudomonas phenolilytica and includes:
- the pheA gene encoding prephenate dehydratase — translated: MSQADQLKALRVRIDSLDEKILELISERARCAQEVARVKTATLAEGEQAVFYRPEREAWVLKHIMELNKGPLDNEEIARLFREIMSSCLALEQPLRVAYLGPEGTFSQAAALKHFGHSVISTPMAAIDEVFREVVAGAVNFGVVPVENSTEGAVNHTLDSFLEHDIVICGEVELRIHHHLLVGETTKTDRITRIYSHAQSLAQCRKWLDSHYPNVERVAVSSNADAAKRVKSEWNSAAIAGDMAAQLYGLQKLAEKIEDRPDNSTRFLIIGNQEVPPTGDDKTSIIVSMRNKPGTLHELLMPFHANGIDLTRIETRPSRSGKWTYVFFIDFLGHHQDPLIKDVLEKIGKEAVALKVLGSYPKAVL
- the hisC gene encoding histidinol-phosphate transaminase, with the protein product MSCDFLALAQPGVQKLSPYVPGKPVDELARELNLDPAGIVKLASNENPLGPSPRVLEAIRNELAELTRYPDGNGFVLKQQLAQHYALQIDQITLGNGSNDILELVARAYLAPGLNAVFSAHAFAVYPIATQAVGAQGKVVPARDHGHDLDAMLAAIDENTRVVFIANPNNPTGTWFDAEALERFLARVPEAVLVVLDEAYIEYAEGGELPDGLEFLAAHPNLLVSRTFSKAYGLAALRVGYAVSSAQIADVLNRVRQPFNVNSLAMAAACAALGDTEYLAASRAANAAGMRQLEAAFAELGLRWIPSKGNFIAVDFGRDAAPINHALLQEGVIVRPVAGYGMPTFLRVSIGTEAENARFIEALHKVLAQ
- a CDS encoding bifunctional prephenate dehydrogenase/3-phosphoshikimate 1-carboxyvinyltransferase; amino-acid sequence: MSKAWAAVAGEPLVGRLVVIGLGLIGGSFAKGLRELKLCREVVGFDLDARSRELAVELGVVDYCAETLEQACADADVIQLAVPILAMEKLLAQLARLDLGDAVLTDVGSAKGNVVRCARGVFGSMPARFVPGHPIAGSEQSGVTAAQGSLFRRHKVILTPLADTDPTALALVHRLWSALGADVEHMEVRHHDEVLAATSHLPHLLAFGLVDSLAKRHENLEIFRYAAGGFRDFTRIAGSDPVMWHDIFLANREAVLHTLDDFRSDLDALRAAVDEGDGHKLLGVFTRARAAREHFSKILARRAYVDVMHSNDLIFLANPGGSLAGRLRVPGDKSISHRSIMLGSLAEGTTEVEGFLEGEDALATIQAFRDMGVVIEGPQQGRVTVHGVGLHGLKAPPGPIYLGNSGTSMRLLAGLLAAQPFDTTLTGDASLSKRPMNRVAKPLREMGAVIETEADGRPPLTIRGGQRLSGMHYEMPMASAQVKSCLLLAGLYAADQTSVTEPAPTRDHTERMLRGFGYPVDVQGSTARVESGHKLRATHIEVPADISSAAFFMVAASIAPGSDVLLEHVGINPTRTGVIDILKLMGADITLENQREVGGEPVADIRVRAAELKGIDIPEELVPLAIDEFPVLFVAAACAQGRTTLRGAEELRVKESDRIQVMADGLQTLGVQAQPTPDGIVIEGGPMGGGEVWAHGDHRIAMSFSVAALRASAPIRIHDCANVATSFPNFLVLAERAGMRVHAEGGS
- the cmk gene encoding (d)CMP kinase; translated protein: MIAAAPVITIDGPSGSGKGTVAALLAGKLGWKFLDSGALYRLLAFAARNHGVDLTNEEALKVLAAHLDVQFDSAHDGHGMVIILEGEDVTESIRNEQVGAGASQVAALPAVREALLQRQKAFREMPGLVADGRDMGTVVFPDAPLKIFLTASAEERARRRYLQLKARGDDVNLASLLEEIRARDERDTQRAVAPLKPAVDAIQLDSTTLSIEQVLEQIMAEVAKRDLA
- the rpsA gene encoding 30S ribosomal protein S1, producing MSESFAELFEESLKSLDMQPGAIITGLVVDIDGDWVTVHAGLKSEGVIPVEQFYNEQGELTIKVGDEVHVALDAVEDGFGETKLSREKAKRAESWIVLEAAFAAEEVVKGVINGKVKGGFTVDVNGIRAFLPGSLVDVRPVRDTAHLEGKELEFKVIKLDQKRNNVVVSRRSVLEAENSAEREALLESLQEGQQVKGIVKNLTDYGAFVDLGGVDGLLHITDMAWKRIKHPSEIVNVGDEIDVKVLKFDRERNRVSLGLKQLGEDPWVAIKARYPENTRVMARVTNLTDYGCFAELEEGVEGLVHVSEMDWTNKNIHPSKVVQVGDEVEVMVLDIDEERRRISLGIKQCKSNPWEDFSSQFNKGDRISGTIKSITDFGIFIGLDGGIDGLVHLSDISWNEAGEEAVRRFKKGDELDTVILSVDPERERISLGIKQLEDDPFSNYAAVNDKGSIVRGTVKEVDAKGAIIDLGNDIEATLKASEISRDRVEDARNVLKEGDEVEAKIISIDRKSRVISLSIKSKDVEDEKDAMKELRTKQEVESTGPTTIGDLIRAQMENQN
- a CDS encoding MarR family winged helix-turn-helix transcriptional regulator, with amino-acid sequence MTDLKKSNTQRRIMETFFLGYQAFTAKPDAILARRGLSRVHHRILFFIGSYPGLSVKELLGYLGVSKQALNTPLRQLVEMHLVESLTAEDDKRKRMLRFTDEGAKLEQQLRREQVRLLEKVFSEIGAEAVENWLQVNHALAARSHKAH
- a CDS encoding PLP-dependent aminotransferase family protein, which codes for MAFSERIDRLKSSLIREILAAAQRPEVMSFAGGLPAEPMLPKVDWAQMPASMGQYGMSEGEPMLRELIAAQARELGIQCEASQVLIVSGSQQTLDLASKLFIDPGTEVLVEAPTYLAALQAFQLFGAHCLEVPQETDGPELGALRQRLEQHKPAFAYLIPTFQNPSAVRYSEAKREAVAALLDEFGVTLIEDEPYRELVFDQGSATPIVSRLRSASWIYTGTVSKTLLPGLRVGYLIASQNLFPYLLRLKQSADLHTNRIGQWQALQWLGSQHYNEHLAELRDFYRLRRDAMQAALVEHFSDLATWETPQGGLFFWLVLRRPLDTRTLLTPALEQDVVFMPGEPFFSEPDRHPGYLRLNFSHVAPERLGEGLRRLAGVIRNALAAEAA
- a CDS encoding glutathione S-transferase family protein yields the protein MYKVYGDYRSGNCYKIKLMLHLLDQPYEWVPVNILRGETRSEEFLKKNPNGKIPVLELEDGSCLWESNAILNYLAEGSEFLPSDPRLRTQVLQWQFFEQYSHEPFLAVARYIKVYLGMPEERREEYEAKQLDGYHALNVMEQQLLRTPYLVGDRYSIADVALYAYTHVAEEGGFDLSGYPAIRAWLQRVASHPRHVGMFD